A stretch of the Acyrthosiphon pisum isolate AL4f chromosome A2, pea_aphid_22Mar2018_4r6ur, whole genome shotgun sequence genome encodes the following:
- the LOC100168085 gene encoding putative fatty acyl-CoA reductase CG5065, which translates to MTNFVDFNQVESKMEKSVISQFFNGRSVFVTGSTGLMGKVLVWKLLYSCPGIKNIFVLIRSKRGKSALLRYQEIINAPLFDSIRKTNKSLLSKLQVVCGDVGLDGLGITQEMKERLISEVSIVFHGAATLNLDASLTEAINLNTSGTLRMLELCSEMKNLEAFVHFSTAFCHVDLDTLDEEVHKSTFDAYNIMRLPSWLNENSIKMVTPHLISPHPNTYTFSKRLAEDVVGDFYPQLPVVIARPSIVTPALKEPLPGWVDNLNGPTGILAAGGKGVLRSILCNSEYTAEAVPVDFAINAVIVIAWKTAISKQKTNVVPVYNLTQHNLNPITWDTVMSKGREETMKNPFELMLWYPTGSLTSNRFIHTYKVICYHWIPAYLIDGILFLLGQKRFMIRVQQKISDGLRVLQYFTLRNWDFTNDRLLALRDSLSEVDRKTFSIDFEKMDMDIYFRNCILGARQYCLKEDPASIPKARKTLKVLYVLDLVVIYLKYALVAWLLYKVYKTFSAVV; encoded by the exons ATGACGAACTTTGTGGATTTTAATCAG GTCGAGTCCAAGATGGAGAAAAGCGTAATATCTCAGTTTTTCAATGGCCGATCCGTATTCGTCACCGGAAGTACGGGTCTCATGGGAAAAGTGCTCGTCTGGAAACTGTTGTACAGCTGTCCGggaataaaaaacattttcgtgTTGATAAGATCGAAAAGAGGCAAGTCTGCTCTTCTGCGATACCAGGAAATCATCAATGCGCCG CTGTTTGATTCCATTAGGAAAACGAACAAATCGCTGTTATCCAAGCTGCAAGTGGTGTGCGGCGATGTAGGTTTGGATGGACTGGGCATCACACAGGAAATGAAGGAAAGGCTCATATCGGAAGTGTCGATTGTTTTTCACGGAGCGGCCACGTTGAACTTGGACGCGTCACTGACCGAGGCCATAAACTTGAACACGAGCGGAACGCTACGCATGCTCGAATTATGCTCAGAAATGAAAAATTTagag GCTTTCGTACATTTCTCCACGGCGTTTTGTCATGTAGACCTGGACACGTTGGACGAGGAAGTGCACAAATCGACTTTCGACGCATACAACATAATGAGGTTACCGTCTTGGCTCAACGAAAACTCTATCAAGATGGTCACGCCTCA CTTGATAAGTCCACATCCGAACACTTACACGTTTTCTAAACGCCTGGCCGAAGACGTTGTTGGAGACTTTTATCCCCAGCTTCCGGTCGTCATCGCAAGACCTTCAATAG TGACGCCAGCGCTCAAGGAACCTCTGCCCGGTTGGGTGGACAATCTCAACGGACCCACAGGAATATTGGCCGCGGGAGGCAAAGGCGTACTCCGGTCCATACTTTGCAATTCGGAATACACCGCCGAAGCCGTGCCGGTGGACTTTGCAATAAACGCCGTAATCGTGATCGCGTGGAAAACGGCAATTTCCAAACAAAA GACCAATGTTGTTCCTGTGTATAATTTGACTCAGCACAACCTGAACCCAATTACTTGGGATACTGTTATGTCCAAAGGCAGAGAAGAGACGATGAAAAACCCGTTTGAACTCATGTTGTGGTATCCCACCGGGTCGCTGACGTCCAACCGATTCATTCACACTTACAAAGTGATATGTTACCACTGGATACCGGCCTACCTTATCGAcggaattttgtttttactcggCCAAAAGCGTTT TATGATCAGAGTTCAGCAAAAGATATCGGACGGCCTTCGCGTCCTCCAGTATTTCACGTTGCGCAATTGGGACTTCACAAACGACCGGCTGTTGGCGCTCCGGGATAGCCTGTCCGAAGTGGACCGGAAAACGTTCAGCATAGATTTCGAGAAAATGGACATGGACATTTATTTCAGGAATTGTATTCTAGGCGCCCGTCAGTACTGCCTGAAGGAAGACCCTGCGTCCATACCCAAGGCCAGGAAAACCCTTAAAGT actTTACGTGTTGGACTTGGTGGTGATATACCTGAAGTACGCTCTCGTCGCCTGGTTGCTGTACAAGGTGTACAAAACATTTTCTGCGGTCGTGTAA